The sequence below is a genomic window from Draconibacterium halophilum.
ATTAGCAATGCTATTGGCGAAGTGCAGGAAACGGCTTTGCTGGGTATACTTCTGGCAGTAATCGTTTTATTTGTTTTCCTTCGTCGATTTGGAACTACATTAATTGTAAGTGTCGCCATTCCAATTTCAATTGTGGCCACTTTCAACCTCATGTATTTTAATCACCTCACCATAAATATAATGACGTTGGGAGGGCTCGCCTTAGGTGCGGGTATGCTGGTTGATAATGCTATTGTGGTTCTCGAAAATATTTTCCGGAATCACGAAAACGGATTGAGTGTAAAAGATGCTGCAATAAACGGAACTGCCCAAGTGGGAGGAGCTATTACTGCATCAACGCTTACAACTATCATCGTGTTTTTGCCCATTGTTTATTTGCACGGAGCTTCGGGCGAGTTGTTTAAAGATCAGGCCTGGACAGTAGCATTTTCATTACTTTCGTCGTTGGTAGTAGCCATCTTTTTAATCCCGATGATGTATCACCGTTTCTATCGAAACCGAAAAGCTCCGCTGAAATCGAAATCGGTAAAAGTTGGCGGCTATGGCCGTTTTCTATCAAAAGTGATTGATGCGAAGTGGCTGGTGATAATTATAGCAACTTTGGCAATTGGTGGATCAGTATTGTTGGTGCCATACATTGGTACCGAATTTATGCCTAAAACACAAACACACGAACTTACCGTAAACCTGAAATTACAGGAAGGAACAAAGTTGGAACGTACGGAGTCGACAGTTAGAAATATTGAAAATATTTTAATCGATTATCTGGGTGAAAATCTGGATAAAGTCTATTCGCAGGCCGGACCATCCTCAAGTATTTCGGGAGATGAAAATTCTGTTTTTGAAGGCGAAAATACGGCAGAGTTAAAGGTGATTTTAAAACCGGATGCAACAATTTCAACCGAAAGTATTGTAAAAACACTCGACCAGTTAACCGCTAATATTGAAGGATTGGAAGTTAGTTTTTCTCAGGAAGAAAGTGCACTTCAGTCAATTCTTGGAACCGATGAAGCACCTGTGGTAGTTGAAGTACGAGGCGAAGAGCTGGATGAAATTGAGCGGGTTGTTAACCAGGTGAAAGAAAAAATGCAGTCGGTTAATGGTCTTTTTAATATTCAAACATCGATTGAAGACGGTGCTCCTGAGGTTGAAATTCGTGTTGACCGCATGCGTGCCGGAATGTATAACATTGATATTAGTAGTGTAATTACGCAAATGCAAGACCAGTTGCAGGGTAAAGATGCCGGCGAACTGGAACGCAGTGGCGAAATGCAGGATATTACCATTAAAGTTCCGGAGAAAAGTCTTGATGAGATCGGATCTTTAATCATCACATCGGGCGATCAGGTTTTCCGTTTAAGCGAAATTGCCGATATCAGTTATGGTGTATCGCCAAAAGAGATTTTCAGAAGAAATCAAAACCGCATAGGAAAAGTTACGGCACAACTTGAAAATGGTATTCCATTGGATCACGTGGCAAACGATATCCGTAACCAAACAGCAAGCATTGATTTATTGCCTGATTATCGGATAATGGTAACCGGCGAAGAAGAAAAACGTCAGGAATCGTTGAGGAACCTGACTTTTGCATTGCTGCTTTCTATTGTATTGGTATACATGGTTTTGGCTTCTCAGTTCGAGTCGCTCATTCATCCGTTTACCATTCTGTTAACTATTCCGCTGGCAGTGGTGGGAAGTGTTCTTATCTTCTTTATTCTCGGAAAAACATTCAATATAATGGCTATTATCGGAGTGATAATGTTGGTAGGTATTGCGGTTAATGACTCTATAATTTTGGTCGACCGAATAAACCAGCTCATCCGAGAGGGAGTAGAGCGAAAACAAGCCATACTGCAAGCCGGGCAGCAACGTATCCGGCCAATTGTAATGACCAGTTTAACAACCATTTTAGCCCTGATACCACTTACAATCGGTTTTGGCGAAAGTGCATCGCTTCGTTCGCCAATGGCGCTGGCAGTGGTTGGCGGTTTAGTAACATCAACCATACTTACACTTATTGTAATCCCTTGTGTTTACGATGTTTTAGATAGGGTGAGATTGTTATTTGTGAAAGAGAAAAAGCTGGCAGTTACTGATAATTAAGGGACGATTTGAAGATGTTTGACGAACAAATAAAGGTGTCTTGCAAGTTAAAGTTCAAGGTAAAAATTTTGTACTTCGTGCTTAAATCTATTGCTCCGATATTCGGTCTTCAGTCTTCCAACTAATTTATTGCAAATGAAATTTATTATCAATAGAAAAATATTCATCAGTATGCTGTTTTTGGGATTAACCATGTTGGGTTACATCTCTTACAAACAGTTGCCGGTGGAACTCATGCCAAATGCCGAGCTCCCGATGCTGTATGTTCAGATTCAGTCGCGGATTGAGGTGGACCCGAGCTACCTGGAAAACCAGGCGGTTATTCCGGTTGAAGGAGCTATCGGAACAATGGAAGGCATTGAGGATATGGAGTCGTTTATCACCAACCGATCGGCATCTATACAAGTTAATTTTAAACAGAACGTCAACATTAAATATACTTTTCTGAAACTTCAGGAAAAGATTGACCTGATAGCCGGTGAGCTCGACGATAACTTTATTGTTACGGTTAACCGCGTTGATCTGGATCAGCTCACCAACCAGTTTATGGAACTGCAGATACGCGGAAGCGGGGGAGTTGATCGTGTACGTAATATTGTTGATCAGGAAGTTACCGCCCAAATGGAAAATATCGATGGGGTAGCTTCTGTTTCGGTATACGGTGGTAAAGAGCGTTCGATTGAAGTAACCTACGATGCCGGTGCCTGCGAGGCGTATGGAATAACTCCGGCACAAATTCAAAGTGCCATTTCCGGAGGTTCTACCAACCGGACTTTTACCGGCTACCTGCACGATGCACAAAAGCAATATTTTGTGCACGTTACCGCCGAGTACGATAAAGTTTCGGATATCGAAAATATTGTTGTAGCCGATGGGCCGATCTATTTAAAAGATGTGGCCGATGTATTTTTTGGTGTTAAAGAAGAAACATCAATCAGCCGAATAAACGGATTGGATGCTGTTTCGATGAGCCTGGTTAGCGATTCGCAGGCAAATCTTATCGACCTGTCGCATAATGTGCAGGAAGAGATTGCTGAGTTAAATAAGAAGCTTGCCGCCAAAGATGTACAAATTGTGGTTCAGACCAACCTGGCTGAAACCATGGAGAAAAACATCGATCAGATTATCGACCTGGCATTGGTGGGTGGTTTACTGGCCATTTTTGTTCTTTGGATGTTCCTGAAAAATCTGCGCATTGTTTCATTTATTGCTCTGGCCATTCCAATTTCGGTATTTACTGCCTTTAACCTGTTTTATGCCTTCAATATATCGCTGAACAGTTTAACGCTGGTTGGTCTTGTTTTGGCCATTGGTATGCTGCTCGACAATAGTATTGTTGTGCTGGAAAATATTTACCGGCTCTCGGGAAATAAAATGAGTCCGGAACAATCGGTAACGCAGGGAACAAAAGAGGTTTGGCGCTCTATTGTAGCAGCAACACTCACCACCGTAACGGTTTTCCTGCCATTTGTTTTTTCTGCCGATTACATGGTAAAATTACTGGGCAACCACGTTGGAGTTTCAATTATTTCCACACTGGTTGTTTCGTTATTTGTGGCTTTGCTGTTAATTCCTATGGCTGCCCACGTGCTGTTACGAGGCAAACGTCAACACAACATATTTTACGAAAAGGTTACGACCAATAACCGTATTATTCAAATTTATATTCTGCTACTGAAAGCCAGTATGCGTGTTCCGGCACGTACGATAATCGGTGCGTTGGTGTTCTTCTTTTTAACGGTGTTTATTGTGTTGGCAATTAGCGTAACCAATTTACAGGAAGTTGAAGAGGAACAATTCAATATTTATGTTACCATGCCAACCGGTACAACATTGGAAGCAACCGATAAAGTAGTTGCCGATGTGGAAAGCCGCCTGGAAGATGTTGCTGAGAAAGAAGACCTTTCGGCCAATATTGAAGCCGAAGAGGCCATTCTGACATTCATTCTTCGCGAAGACTACAAAGATATTGATGACCGAACCATTGCTGAAATTAAAAAAGATGTTGAAGAACGTATTGGCAATGTTTCGCAGGGAGAAGTTGGCCTTGAGGCACCAACATCGAGCGCAAGTTTTCGCGGCGGTGGCGGCGGTGGTGGTCGATCCGGTACCCAGGGATTCCAGCAATTTATGGGAATTGGTTCCAACCAGGAACGTGTGGTTATAAAAGGCGAAAACTTTGAGGTGATGAAAGGTGTAGCTGAGGATTTACTTTACTACATCGAAGATCTTGAAACCATCCGTAGGGCCAATATCAGCGTGGCGAACAACCGGCCTGAAGTACACATGTATTTCAACCAGATGCTGCTTACCGAATATGGAGTTTCGCTTCAGAATATTATGTCGGAGTTGGGAACTTTTACCCGCGAGTTTACATCGGGAGTAAATTTCAAACAAGGCACGGAAGAATATGAAATTGTAATAAAAGAAAAATTACCTGAAGGTGTTGAAGAAGAAGAGAATAACAAAGGGATTGAAGATCTTCGCCGATTGCAGGTAAATAACGCCGAGGGAGCCACCTACGATATGGATGAACTGGCGGACATGGTGTATGCCGAAGGTATGGCCAGCATTACGCGTGTAAACCAGGAGAAACAGATTGAATTAACTTACAGTTTTGTTGACGAAGCCAGCGACTCGAAAGATTTGCTTGAAGCTTACCGACTTGAAATTGACGACATAATTGGTGCCTATAAATTGCCTTCGGGAGTTGCTGTTGAGGTTATTCACGAAGAAGATCAGTATGCGGAATTTAAGTTCCTGATTGCTGCTGCGTTCATTCTTATTTTAATGATTTTGGCATCAGTTTTCGAATCGGTATCAACACCGTTTGTACTGATTTTCTCTATTCCTCTGGCAGCTATTGGATCATTCCTGGCGCTAATTTTTACCGGGAACAGCCTTTTCAATGCCAATACTTTAATGGGCTTTATTATCCTAATCGGAGTGGTGGTGAACAACGGTATTATATTAATTGATTTTACCAATATTCTCCGAAAACGGGGGTACAGGAAATCGCGTGCCTTAATGGCAGCAGGACTATCGAGAGTTCGCCCAATTTTGATTACAGCAATTACCACAATTGTAGCCTTATTCCCGCTGGCAATGGGACAAGCTGAATATGTTGGTGCCATTGGTGCCCCATTTGCAATAACAGTTATTGGTGGTTTAGCCCTAAGTACGCTGTTAACACTTATTTTCATCCCAACATTGTATGCCGGAATGGAAAATGCACTGACCTGGATTAGGTCGCTGCACCTTGGCCTGAAACTGGGAATGTTAACTGTGTTTATTTTAGGCGCCGCGTTCATCTATTTAAAAGTAGATGGTTTTGTTTGGCAACTGCTCGACTTTGTTTTGCTTATTGTTCTGGTGCCGGGTGTGGTAGCCTTTACAATGACTAGTTTGCGGCAGGCCAGCGAAAAGGTTGTGGATGAGAACGAACCGGTTAGGATTAAAATAAGAAGACTGGTGAAAATTTATGACCGCGATTCGCGATTTATGCGTGAATGGAAATCGGGAATAAAGATCAGAGAACGTGCCGGTTTGACTAAAGACTATAAACACCTACGCGATTTTTCCGATCTCGTTTGGCACATCCCACTCTTTATTTTTACCGTTTATTTCACCTTCTTTTACATCGAAAGCCACTTGTGGATGTGGGTATTGTCGCACGGCGTTTTCTTTTTCCTTTTCTTGCTGCGGGTTCCGCTAAACCAGGTGCTGATCAATAAAAATGAAGCAACAGGTAAAACCTTTTATCTCAAACTGAATAAATGGATTTATAACATCATATTCTGGATCGTTCCGTTAGTATTCTTGTTCTACTTTTTTAAAGAATGGGATAACCTGGGAATGGTAATTTTTATTGCAATTATCTGGTATCTGTTGCTGGCTTTCTATGCAACGGCAGAGTATATTCATAACAAAGATGTGAATATTGCGCGCATTGAAGGGCGTTTTGGAGTTTTGCGCCGTGGTTACTTTAATATGGTTCGCCAGATTCCCGTTATCGGGAAACGTAAGAACCCATTCAGGGCGCTTAACGGTGTTTCGCTGGAGATTAAAACGGGTATGTTTGGTTTACTTGGACCAAACGGTGCCGGTAAATCAACCATGATGCGTATTATAACCGGTGTGCTCGAACAGAGTTACGGAAAGATATGGATTAACGGAATGGATACGCAGAAATACCGCGAGGAGTTACAAGGTTTGATCGGTTATTTGCCACAGGCATTTGGTACCTACGAAAATATGTCGGCCTGGGAATTTCTCGATTATCAGGCAATTCTGAAAGGAATAAAAGACACCAAAACGCGTGAAGACCGATTGGAATATGTATTAAAAAGTGTTCATATGTGGGATCGCCGTGCAGACAAAATCGGGGCATTCTCGGGAGGTATGAAACAGCGGATTGGTATTGCACAAATTTTGCTGAACCTGCCGCGTATTCTTGTGGTTGACGAACCTACTTCCGGACTCGACCCGCGCGAGCGTATTCGTTTCCGTAATTTGCTGGTAGAGCTGAGCCGCGAGCGGATCGTTATATTCTCGACACATATTATCGAGGATATTGCAAGTTCGTGTAACCAGGTAGCGGTAATTAACCGCGGTAACCTGAAATATTTTGGAAAACCAAATGATATGGTAAACATAGGGAACAATTTTGTTTGGCACTTCTCGCTTCCGGCTAAGGAATTTGATGAAATGGCCAATAAACAAATGATTGTTCACCACATGCGCGATGGCGAGAATATAAAAGTTCGTTGTCTGGCCAAAGAAAAGCCGGCACCCGATGCTGTTAATGTATTGCCAAATCTTGAGGATGCTTATTTGTGTTTGTTAAAAGACTTCGTTTAAGGAATTATGGAAAGACAATTCGATATAAAAAACAGACTGTATATTTTGATAAAAATGATACGGTATAATCTAAGAATCATCTTTGCCAACCGGTTTATATGGTTTTTAATAGCAGCACTTGCATTCTTTTTGTTTTTTGCCATACAAACTGTTTATAATGGCGGCTCTATGTCGGAAGATGTGGTGTATTACTTACTGATTTTTCCCGGAATCTTGCTCATTTTCTATCCCTCGGTTTTTGGGATCCAAAATGATGATGATTCGCGAATGCTGGAGATTCTGTTCGGAATTCCAAACTACCGCTATAAAGTTTGGTTAGTACGTTTGATAATGATTTATACCCTCGTATTTGTCATTATCGTACTTTTTTCGGCTTTGGCCTCGGTGCTACTGTACAAAATAAACGTGCTGGAGATGTCGTATCAACTCTTGTATCCAATCATATTCTTAGGATCTATGGCATTTATGTTTTCCACCATTATAAAGAATGGAAACGGAACTGCTGTGGCGATGGTGTTGATTGGTGTAGCGCTGTTAATTCTGAGAGAAGACCTTATGCAGGGAACACAGTGGGACGTCTTTTTGAATCCTTTTGAAATCCCAAATAATTTGAATGAGGTGATTTGGCTGGGAATCATTCGGAAAAACCGAATTTTTATGGGAATCGCCACTTTGGTGTTTGTCTTGTACGGACTTTATAATTTACAGAAACGCGAAAAATTTGTTTAAACTTCTATAAAGTGATGCCATCACTCCGAGTGAGGGCATCACTGTTTTCGCAGCCTTTTGATTTAACTCTTTTCAGCCTTGCAGGCTGAGACACGATTTACAAAATCGCGCCAGCGGGGGAGAAATCTGTATAATGTTTACCGGACACCACTGATTCTTTTCTTGTAAACACATCAAGCCAGTTAACAACAGTAAATGTTAAAAAGTAGCTTGTATTTTGGTCGGAGATGAAATAATTGTCTGCGGGCATTTTTGTTTTAAAGGTAAAGATAAATGTCGATACAATCGACTGAATGCGAGCCCCTCGTTGCAAACGAGGGGCAGGGCGAGGTACGATTTACAAAATCGCGCCAGTGGGGTTATTTTGTTTTAAACAGCTTGTTCCTTTTGAATCATTTTTTGCATAAAGACATTACTCGGGATTGTTATTTTCTTGTCTTCTTTCGTTTTTATGATAATGAAGAAGATACCAATATCATTTAATTTCCCTTCTATTTGGTAGTCTTTATCCATTATAGTTAAAGAATCTCCAATTTTAATTGGATGATTGAAAAAAATTATCAATGTAGAAGTGATATTTGAAATGATTGACCACTGCGCAAAAAACGCAACTCCCAAAATTGTTAATATTGTGGAAAGGAATAACAATAGTTCAGATTGGTCAACTCCCCAAATAATCATTAAAATAATAGTTAGTATTATCAGCAACAAAACACCTACTATTTTATTTGTGATTTTTATTCTTCCTGATTGATATTTAAACCTAACTCCTACTTTCGTTATTATTCTTTTGGTTATTAATTTCGTAATTAAAAAAACAAACATGATAATAATCGTTTCGGCTATTTGAAATTTATATTCTTCCATATTAATAATTTCTTGTTTCTAATGAATGTTAACGGTTGGTGCAAGTGGAGTGCGGAGCTTTGAAACGGCAACCTGTCAAGTTTGCACGGAGCCAAGCCGGCGTAGCACTTAATTTATTTTTAACCGATAATCCGTCAAAGACGGATTGGCGGTGGTTGAACAATGCGAAAACGCTGGAATACCACGCCCGCCCGCATTACATTTGCACTTTGTTATAGCCAGTTTTTTATTCGTTTTGTCTGCAAATCAATTGTTTGCATTTTTTCTACCATTCTGAATCTACTGGTGTGTTCTTTTTATCCATTGAAGAAATTAGGTCTTTCAAAATGATTTTAACCTGTGTGTCCAATTGATTTACAAAGCTTAGTCTTGTTTTTTTATTGTATTTTCTAACCCCCAAATTTTTATTGAAGTAAATATATTCAAAAGGAATGTCATTAAATTCTATTAAAGGAGAGGGTGACTGTTGCTGATAGATAAAGTCCGTCATTTCATATTTATATCTACCATCTTTAAAATATATTGAGAGTGTAAATAATACATTTTGCAAGTCATGTGTTACACCAAAAGATTTGTATATAATAGGAACAATGGCTTTTCCTATTAATACACCAGATTCCTTATCCTCCATTTGGATTACAGCTCCAGATGTTCTGAATGTTTCGGCAAACCATATTCTAGCTAGTGTAAACAGGTCAGCTTTTAAAAGTGTACTGTCGGTATGAACCACGTCTGTGTACATTATTTTATTGGTTGTCAAATCAATCGGTAATTCTGGGGAATTTGATTGGCTATTAACATTAAGTGATATTGAAAATAGTACCAGCAATAAAATTGTACTATTTTTTTGAAATTTTACCATTATCTCAATATTTATGTTTGGTAGTGATTATTGTTAATCTCGCATAAATTTTTCCCTGTCATTATCACACATCGGACAAAGACCGTTCTCAGATATGAAAATTAAGTCAGTCAATGATGTTACGTTTCCATTGGTACATCTATCACACTCATTCCTTTCTCGGTATGCTTCAATAAATTTGTCCACCACAGCACTTTGTTTCGGGCTCATTGAATTTACTCCCTTATCCACAACTTGTTTTGCAATTCCTTCTAAAGCTCCTTTAAATTCATCACGTCTCAACATTTCTTCAAGGAATTCAACAATGTTTCCATTTGCTTCGCTTTCTTCCCATGCTCGTTTTGCTTGTCCCATAATTTTTGATTTTGGTTTTAAATAAATTTGGTTGATTCTATTTTTTTAAAATTGGCTTTAACACTACTGTGTATCATCATTGTTGTTATATCGTTAATAGCCTTTTAAAAAGTGTTGATATCCACCCAAAACGGAGGGATAACAACACATATTATGATTCGTTTGTAAATTGCTATTTCAGGGTGCGTATTCAATGGTTTAAAGTTTTAGTGCAATAAATGTAGCAAAATTGTTGTAAATAGTTGTTGGCAGGGTAAAAAACAGGTTCCGCTGTTGGGGTTGAGCCTTCCGCAGCCAAAAAAAGTGCGTCCGCAGGTGTTGTTGGGCTTTCCGCAGCCGATAAAAATACTTCCGCAGGTGCTTTTTGATCGTCCGCAGTCGCTGGAAGGGTGTCCGCAGGTGCTTTTGGGGTGTCCGCAACCAAAAAACACACGTCCGCATTTACAAATGTCTTGTCCGCAGGTCAGCGGACGAGAAAAATGACAGTGCGGAGATTGTATTAGCAATCAAATATTTACATTTTGTTAGCGATGGCTGTAAATTTTGGCAAAAAAAACGGGACAACATTGCTGTTGCCCCGCACTGTCTAATTAATATACTGTCACTATTCCTCTGAGTCGGTATTATTTCCCGGTTTATTTTTTTTATTCTTATAAATATTTCGGTAACCTTTTAGCCGTTCTTCGTTTTTCCAGAACACATAGCGGCCGCAGTTTTTAATTTCGTCGGCCGCTTGTTGCATGTAGGTGTAGGCGCGGTCGCGGGTAATTTTCACCTGGTGGTCGATTCCCTTTTCGCCGTTGACTTGTGCCAGTATTATTGCCAGTTCGTCGGCAGTAGTAGTAGCCAGCGGGAGTAAGGTAACATCGAAATTAATTACTGCCAGTGGTTCGGGGTTGGCCTCGCCCAGGGCAGTCAGGTTGCTCAAATCCTGTATCATATCGGCATCGTCGTATCCTTCGGCTATAGCACTTACCCGTTTTAATAATCTTTCGTTGTTACGAAATGCATAACGAAAATCGTGTAATAACTGGTTGCGCAGTTCGTAAGCTGCAGGCGAACGTTTCTCCCATTCTTTTTGGGCATCCTGTGATGTATGCTGTTCGCGTTGCCACATGGCCTCGGCCGTGCGGCAGGCACCGTTGCGCACCGTTAACAAATCGATGGTGGTTTCGGGTAAACCCGCTCCCATTAACTCTGCTTTGTCGTCGAGGCTCCATAAATAAAGGTTTTCATTTTCCTGTATTGCCGCATTAACGGGCATATCAGGTGCTTTTACTTCTTCGGCCGGAATGGCCATAAATGCATTGTAACATGCATCGTAATCTTGTCGGTCTGACATGGTTTTTGATTTTTGTTCGTATCGGGGATACGAGGTTAAACATATAATTTGGTACAATTTATAACTTATGGTAAACATATGCACAATTTGTTTTTATGTTTTGTAGCAGGGTGCAGCTTGTAAAGTTATTCATCAGCTTACTTAAAAGGAGAGCAATCGGTA
It includes:
- a CDS encoding DUF4468 domain-containing protein translates to MVKFQKNSTILLLVLFSISLNVNSQSNSPELPIDLTTNKIMYTDVVHTDSTLLKADLFTLARIWFAETFRTSGAVIQMEDKESGVLIGKAIVPIIYKSFGVTHDLQNVLFTLSIYFKDGRYKYEMTDFIYQQQSPSPLIEFNDIPFEYIYFNKNLGVRKYNKKTRLSFVNQLDTQVKIILKDLISSMDKKNTPVDSEW
- a CDS encoding efflux RND transporter permease subunit gives rise to the protein MKKLTQFSVDYPVTVLMVVLGVLLLGYISYDKLGVDLFPDLNSPRIFVEVTSGERPPEEMEQQFVENIEALAIRQSDVVQVTSSSRVGSAQITVEYAWNKDMDEAFLDLQKALNTLTQNSDIDELQITQHDPNTTPVMIIGLKHNEITDMNELRKVAENYVRNELVRLEGVAEVELSGQEESEIIIETDIYRLDAQGLSMDEVASRIQNFNRNVSGGQITDMGTQYIVKGVSMLQTIEDFENLIVGYKAVRSTEATANQNRVSMAPVYLKDVAAVSIGNKEPTNIVHINGERCLGLSIYKETKFNTVRSVEQINEALVNIEKALPGYELIGVTNQGRFISNAIGEVQETALLGILLAVIVLFVFLRRFGTTLIVSVAIPISIVATFNLMYFNHLTINIMTLGGLALGAGMLVDNAIVVLENIFRNHENGLSVKDAAINGTAQVGGAITASTLTTIIVFLPIVYLHGASGELFKDQAWTVAFSLLSSLVVAIFLIPMMYHRFYRNRKAPLKSKSVKVGGYGRFLSKVIDAKWLVIIIATLAIGGSVLLVPYIGTEFMPKTQTHELTVNLKLQEGTKLERTESTVRNIENILIDYLGENLDKVYSQAGPSSSISGDENSVFEGENTAELKVILKPDATISTESIVKTLDQLTANIEGLEVSFSQEESALQSILGTDEAPVVVEVRGEELDEIERVVNQVKEKMQSVNGLFNIQTSIEDGAPEVEIRVDRMRAGMYNIDISSVITQMQDQLQGKDAGELERSGEMQDITIKVPEKSLDEIGSLIITSGDQVFRLSEIADISYGVSPKEIFRRNQNRIGKVTAQLENGIPLDHVANDIRNQTASIDLLPDYRIMVTGEEEKRQESLRNLTFALLLSIVLVYMVLASQFESLIHPFTILLTIPLAVVGSVLIFFILGKTFNIMAIIGVIMLVGIAVNDSIILVDRINQLIREGVERKQAILQAGQQRIRPIVMTSLTTILALIPLTIGFGESASLRSPMALAVVGGLVTSTILTLIVIPCVYDVLDRVRLLFVKEKKLAVTDN
- a CDS encoding mechanosensitive ion channel domain-containing protein is translated as MEEYKFQIAETIIIMFVFLITKLITKRIITKVGVRFKYQSGRIKITNKIVGVLLLIILTIILMIIWGVDQSELLLFLSTILTILGVAFFAQWSIISNITSTLIIFFNHPIKIGDSLTIMDKDYQIEGKLNDIGIFFIIIKTKEDKKITIPSNVFMQKMIQKEQAV
- a CDS encoding efflux RND transporter permease subunit, translated to MKFIINRKIFISMLFLGLTMLGYISYKQLPVELMPNAELPMLYVQIQSRIEVDPSYLENQAVIPVEGAIGTMEGIEDMESFITNRSASIQVNFKQNVNIKYTFLKLQEKIDLIAGELDDNFIVTVNRVDLDQLTNQFMELQIRGSGGVDRVRNIVDQEVTAQMENIDGVASVSVYGGKERSIEVTYDAGACEAYGITPAQIQSAISGGSTNRTFTGYLHDAQKQYFVHVTAEYDKVSDIENIVVADGPIYLKDVADVFFGVKEETSISRINGLDAVSMSLVSDSQANLIDLSHNVQEEIAELNKKLAAKDVQIVVQTNLAETMEKNIDQIIDLALVGGLLAIFVLWMFLKNLRIVSFIALAIPISVFTAFNLFYAFNISLNSLTLVGLVLAIGMLLDNSIVVLENIYRLSGNKMSPEQSVTQGTKEVWRSIVAATLTTVTVFLPFVFSADYMVKLLGNHVGVSIISTLVVSLFVALLLIPMAAHVLLRGKRQHNIFYEKVTTNNRIIQIYILLLKASMRVPARTIIGALVFFFLTVFIVLAISVTNLQEVEEEQFNIYVTMPTGTTLEATDKVVADVESRLEDVAEKEDLSANIEAEEAILTFILREDYKDIDDRTIAEIKKDVEERIGNVSQGEVGLEAPTSSASFRGGGGGGGRSGTQGFQQFMGIGSNQERVVIKGENFEVMKGVAEDLLYYIEDLETIRRANISVANNRPEVHMYFNQMLLTEYGVSLQNIMSELGTFTREFTSGVNFKQGTEEYEIVIKEKLPEGVEEEENNKGIEDLRRLQVNNAEGATYDMDELADMVYAEGMASITRVNQEKQIELTYSFVDEASDSKDLLEAYRLEIDDIIGAYKLPSGVAVEVIHEEDQYAEFKFLIAAAFILILMILASVFESVSTPFVLIFSIPLAAIGSFLALIFTGNSLFNANTLMGFIILIGVVVNNGIILIDFTNILRKRGYRKSRALMAAGLSRVRPILITAITTIVALFPLAMGQAEYVGAIGAPFAITVIGGLALSTLLTLIFIPTLYAGMENALTWIRSLHLGLKLGMLTVFILGAAFIYLKVDGFVWQLLDFVLLIVLVPGVVAFTMTSLRQASEKVVDENEPVRIKIRRLVKIYDRDSRFMREWKSGIKIRERAGLTKDYKHLRDFSDLVWHIPLFIFTVYFTFFYIESHLWMWVLSHGVFFFLFLLRVPLNQVLINKNEATGKTFYLKLNKWIYNIIFWIVPLVFLFYFFKEWDNLGMVIFIAIIWYLLLAFYATAEYIHNKDVNIARIEGRFGVLRRGYFNMVRQIPVIGKRKNPFRALNGVSLEIKTGMFGLLGPNGAGKSTMMRIITGVLEQSYGKIWINGMDTQKYREELQGLIGYLPQAFGTYENMSAWEFLDYQAILKGIKDTKTREDRLEYVLKSVHMWDRRADKIGAFSGGMKQRIGIAQILLNLPRILVVDEPTSGLDPRERIRFRNLLVELSRERIVIFSTHIIEDIASSCNQVAVINRGNLKYFGKPNDMVNIGNNFVWHFSLPAKEFDEMANKQMIVHHMRDGENIKVRCLAKEKPAPDAVNVLPNLEDAYLCLLKDFV